Proteins encoded in a region of the Magallana gigas chromosome 8, xbMagGiga1.1, whole genome shotgun sequence genome:
- the LOC117689669 gene encoding prisilkin-39 — protein MAQSNNCWCGCCAQNRNRCRRHSLFGIKRCFDQIQITTNRSFKMHSSAVVAALLVLGVALVRADMGYSSGGYDQSGYTSGYASGYDQSGYTSGYTGGYAGGYDSGYGYSTGMGAYGQGMSGYGQGLSGYGHGSSGYGHGTSGYGHKKSMKSVYVPYPVPVEAPVQQPLPLPALGLGVGAETRNQGIFGGNGALLLGLLALTPILLNNNNSG, from the exons ATGGCCCAAAGTAACAACTGTTGGTGTGGCTGTTGCGCGCAAAACCGTAACCGCTGTAGGCGCCATTCACTCTTTGGTATAAAAAGGTGCTTCGACCAGATTCAAATCACTACCAACAGATCTTTCAAG atgcATTCCTCAGCTGTTGTCGCCGCTCTCTTAGTTCTCGGTGTTGCCCTCGTCCGTGCCGACATGGGATATTCCAGCGGTGGATACGATCAATCAGGGTACACAAGCGGATACGCAAGTGGATACGACCAAAGTGGATACACAAGTGGATATACTGGAGGATATGCAGGGGGATATGACAGCGGGTATGGATACAGCACCGGTATGGGCGCATATGGACAGGGTATGTCCGGATACGGACAAGGTTTATCCGGATATGGACATGGTTCATCCGGATATGGGCACGGTACATCCGGATATGGTCACAAGAAATCCATGAAATCCGTCTACGTCCCTTACCCAGTCCCAGTGGAAGCACCCGTCCAGCAGCCACTCCCCCTCCCAGCCCTTGGTCTGGGTGTTGGAGCTGAAACCAGAAACCAGGGAATCTTTGGAGGAAACGGTGCTCTGCTTTTGG GTCTCTTGGCTCTTACACCAATCTTGTTGAACAACAACAACTCTGGTTAA
- the LOC105342070 gene encoding uncharacterized protein, which translates to MRSFATVAILALVAVAAVNAQWFGDDGFDDFFDDDDDYRIYMGGYAPSAGFGPLSSGYVMGSMGSVGMGSMGSSIAYSHGHGGKSGKAMYIPYAVPTPVAAQPTPLPLELLYGNVQTTQSGLFGGNGSGLLLLLFLLPLLLNNNNNTSG; encoded by the exons ATGCGTTCCTTTGCCACCGTCGCTATACTTGCCCTCGTCGCCGTTGCTGCAGTCAACGCTCAGTGGTTCGGCGATGACGGTTTTGATGATTTCttcgatgatgatgatgattacaGGATATACATGGGTGGCTATGCCCCATCTGCTGGCTTCGGACCACTTTCCTCTGGATACGTAATGGGATCCATGGGATCCGTAGGAATGGGATCAATGGGATCATCTATCGCTTATAGTCATGGTCACGGTGGAAAATCCGGTAAAGCCATGTACATTCCCTACGCTGTCCCCACCCCCGTCGCCGCCCAgcccacccccctcccccttgaACTTCTGTATGGCAATGTCCAGACAACACAGAGCGGTCTCTTCGGAGGAAACGGAAGCGGTCTTCTTT TGCTCCTATTCTTGTTGCCCCTCCTCctgaacaacaacaacaacaccagcGGTTAG